AAATTTGAGAGTCGCTATCCTGATATTGAGCTTGCAAAAAAGCTCGGTATGAGTCGCAAGAGCTTGTGGGAAAAGCGCAAAAAATATGGCATTATTCGTAAAAATAAAAATACTCCCCAAAATCCCAATGAACAAGAGAATCAAATTGATTAAAGACTTATTTTTAAGCCTATTTTATAGTGGCTATTCTCCTAAGGCTCCGGGCACAGCTGGGAGTGTTGTAGCTCTAATCTTGGGTGCGCCCATCGTGTATTATTCTCAAGAGACACTTTTTTTATTAAGCATTTTTATCGCACTTGTGGCGATAAAGCATATTGATATTTATGAGCAACGCACTCAAACTCACGATGATAAAAGTATCGTTATTGATGAGCTAGTGGGTGTATGGCTCGCAATGTCAATTGTTGGCTTTGGCGTGTGGGAACTTATTTTGGCTTTTGTATTTTTTAGAATCTTTGATATTTATAAGCCCTCCTTTATTGGCAGAATTGATAAAGAGGTAAAAGGTGGCTTAGGTGTGGTAGGTGATGATGCGCTTGCTGGGATTTTGGCAGGGATTGTGAGTGTGCTTGTGCTTCACATCGCTCAAAGGATTTTGTCCTTTTTGGCTTAAGCTTTAGTTATATTATTTTTGTATTTTTAAACCCTATTGTTATGGGACAATCCTTAGAGCAACACAGGGTGAAAGTTGAAAGCACTCTCTTTAAAACTCTTACTCGTTGCTAGAAAATCACAACCGAGATGAAAGCGTTTTTTGGGTGTTTTGGCAGTTATAAAATGCGGTAAGTCTTTGTATGTTTTATACATAAGATTATCTCGCCAATATTCCATTATTCATAATACTTTCTTTAAGCATTGCTCCAAGTATTACAAATGGAGAGCAAGCCAAGCCATTATATCCACTAGCAATAATCCAATCAACAATGAAGTCATAGCAAATATAATAATATTTTGTGTCAATCCAAAATGAATACCTGATGTGTTATTGCATAAATGAAATTTTAATAGCATTCCATAGATTTGCATTCCTCCACCACTTATAAATGTCAGCAAAATCAAAAAAATTGCCCTTATGCCTTCTTTGGTATATATAATGATTGCGTAATACAAACACACAGCTACTATTCCGCATATACAGCCAAATAAAAAACTTTTACAAACAAATATTCTATAAAAAAAGCTATTTGATTGATGTGTTTTATCACAAAGAATGCCATAAAGAAATAAAATATCCAGCCCATTAGTAAGATAAAATAATTTTGATAGACATAAAAATAAATAAAACTCATAATCTACCTACTTCAAAGATAATTTTTAAATCTTCGTTTTTTATCATTTCTATCACCTTAGCATTCTTGCTAAAGATTCTATAATCTAATTGCTTTTATCACCCATATTAATCTTTTATGCCTAGTCTATACTACTTCAATCCACTTTGGAAGATAAGTGGCAAATCTATCCTGTATAAGTGCATTTTGTATTAGATTCCCTTTGAATACTACTTGCTCTAAATGATAATATGTGCAAAGCTGCGTAAGTGCAAGAGATAATATCTCGCATATAGAACTTACTGCACCATAGGCTACACCTTCAATTTCTAATCCTCCAAGCAGATAGCATAAAGGCAAACGCAGAGATTTATCTATTTCAATATTGCAGCTTTCTTCGCCATTAAGTTTCATATCAAGCCTACTGATATGCGGAAAAAGATAGCTT
This is a stretch of genomic DNA from Helicobacter sp. MIT 21-1697. It encodes these proteins:
- a CDS encoding phosphatidylglycerophosphatase A codes for the protein MNKRIKLIKDLFLSLFYSGYSPKAPGTAGSVVALILGAPIVYYSQETLFLLSIFIALVAIKHIDIYEQRTQTHDDKSIVIDELVGVWLAMSIVGFGVWELILAFVFFRIFDIYKPSFIGRIDKEVKGGLGVVGDDALAGILAGIVSVLVLHIAQRILSFLA